The Solanum lycopersicum chromosome 2, SLM_r2.1 DNA window ATAAAGAGGGTAGGTTAAGAAGGGAAAACCAAAGATAGATTGTTATTTGTAAAAACTGGAATGCAGAGAAATCATTGCTAAAACTAGAGAAAGATAACAAGCTATACGATAATATAACCAATTCCCACAAATAGTTTGtgcaactcttggaatatgatCAAATAGGAAGAACTGAAAAGTAGCAGTAAAAGCGAAAATAGGGATGAAAGTACTCACTCTGATATTGAACTTGTTTCTCATTTTTGTGCGGTGATAACCCATATATACTCCAACTAATATTATAAAAGCACCACCAACATATAAAAAGCAGTGCTTCTTTGTGACAATGAAAGCCAGAATGCTTAGGAGAGCAACAAGAGTGAGGATGAAATAAATAGAGCCCTGCAGACCAGTATAAATCTGTTTCAGTGCACGGGTATTTTATGGAAAGCAGACAAATCAATGTTAAAGTACTAAGCAGTAAAAATTTTCTTCACTTCTAATCTAATCTTGCCAACATTTCAAAAACAGGTAACATTAAACATTTATACCAGACTTTGTGTAATGAAACTAAGAGTGCAATGTATTTTTTTCCAcattaatatgtatataataaacAACCATTAAGACCCTTCTAGTCCTAACCAATCTATGTTGATCAAGAAAGAGGAATTAGCAAATCAATTTAAAGATGACTTTGACCACAAGGGATCGCCAAGAACTTGAGGGGGTAGGGGTAGGTCAACAACTAAAACGGATTTAAATGTGAGACCTGAAGAAAGCAGGAACCGAAACCAGAACGCTTCATATTCTTTCCAAATCTGTACCAGGGGCAGCTGCAATACATGAAGAGAAATTATAATTAGCATCATAATCCAAACCACtaaattgatgatgaattaagAACTAGAGTAAACGTTCTATTGCTaataaaacattcaaatttataatagGAAATGAATTGTTCAACTATAAGTCAAATTTGCCTTGAGGCTAACAATtacacaaaaaagaaattacaacaAGAGAAAGCCAAACCAggattttcaaaagaaagaaacaaaattacataaaattaaaaatcaatcaaacaacCACCCTCCTCTATCTCAACTTGAAAACTATGTTTTTCGGACTCTTCGTCAAACGGGTGCATGTCACATTCTCTAAAAGTAATTGCGGCATCAAAAATTGAAGAGTGCACGCAACTTAGCTTGAAACTAAAAAGCTACAGCGCTTTTTTCACCTGCCGGCGGTGGAAGGGAGATCAGCCCCCAGTTTTCCACCGGCCGGCGGGGAGAGAGAAACAAACCAAGTTCTTAACGTTTTTAAACTTCCATTAACAAAACCAAAGAAACGAAAACAAGTATGGGAAAACAAAAACCAAAACCCACATGGGAAAATGATGAGAAAACAAATAATCCAGAAAatctagaaaaagaaaaaggaaaaaactttACCAAACAGATTGAACAGCAATTCGACGGTCCTCCAGACAATCACAAAAAAGCTCTCCTTCCCACATCCTCAAAACCCCTCCACCATAATCATAACCCATAGCATTTTCTTCATCCCCATTCAAATTTAACTTCACCCACTGCCCCTTTTGTGCCTGCATCGCCACCGTGGAACACAACAAATCAAAATCCACCACAGTCACCCCTTCCGACAACAACCTCTGCCCCTCTCCCTCTTCCTCCTCCTCCCTTCCTCTTGCTTTCTCCGCCGCCATTTCTCTCTTTTCAAACACATCCATTATCTGGCTGCACTCTtccaaaaattatcaaaaagtttATACAAACGAACAGAGTATGGATTAAGCGGAAATATTTGTGCCGAGCAGAACGGAAGAGATATAGagatatatgattaaaatagtTGAGATTGAGACAGAGTTTATATATAAAGAGTTAATTTGGTAAATAAGGGATATTGTGGAACATAATTatagtctatttttatttttatttttagaggaGGATATGGTGGCTCGATAATTGGTGGCGATTCTATTAttgctaaaaataaaaaataaaaaaggtatTTTGGTTGGCGCGAGAAATAATGATGGTGGGCCCATATAGACAACGATACAGCTGGAGACACGTACACACATGGATATAGCTTTGGAGGGATTTTTACTTGCCAAGTTAACGGTTAAAATTATTGTTTCTCCCTATTTCTATTTTTCGGAatgaaactataaaaattataattaatattttaagatgtattttttatcatattaatatgaaaaaattgtatttataatatttttcatatagttttagaatattagaatatctaatttttttttaaaatatcaaactaatgtgatgtaatttatttttaaaaactagtcaaattaactttcgataagcgcaacatgacaaacatttCTAGACGGAAGGAatactaaacaaataaaaaagacattACTTATCAACGCATCATTAGGAGAAAAAACAAACGATTAAGcacatataaatttcatttattagCCTCAACTATAACATGTTTCGATTAAATATCTtatgataaatatttgaaacaaaATATCTTAACacgagataaatatttttataaacatttcaaactaaaaatttaaaaaggttTATGTGTGAATAAACAATTTTACCATTTATAATGACTGTTTCaaataatttgtaaggaaagTACCTGATAGAGATATTTTATCACATGTCTAAATTCAAGttgtgaaaataattttttacaataGATCATTGTGCTTATAGCTTTTCTCTAGAACTCCACATACAGcaaaaatttaatgtattagattattaatttttcAGATGTTCATTTAAAACTAATCATACTTTGAAcgtttaaataaatttactacaATAGTTTAAAGAGTTAAATGTATATTTGAGCTAAAAAGATGTTAATGCATCATGTGAGCTGTTGTATTATCAAGAATATTAATTTAGTCTTCTGATCAtgagttttttcttcttttttttatttttgtttattcaatGAAGTCAACTATAAATAGGTGAACTTAATTAGGAAATGACTGAGAACGAATTTATTACtactatgaaaattttaatatgatattgTTAACGTGTGCTATTTTCATatgaactttattattttaatgtgaaattttaataaaaaattgtagtTAACTTTGAAGTCCTAGACCATTTCAAATgacaattaataattatttggaCAACTTGAATAAATAGGTTAATTATAAGTTGAAAGGGGTTGACTTAAGTGTGAATTGTGAGCCAGCCTACGTTGCACCTACTATTAGctgtattttttaattattatatttgcttgGTGGGCGTTGTGTTAATTAATAAGATTATTATTGAGGTCTCAATCATTATTTCTCATCAACTTAATGTTCTTTGATTTCCTgggttataaaatattaatttgtttaGGCCAATAATTTATTACTGGATCCTTTATGAGATAAAGTTTAGATTGTAATTTTGTCTATACATGAAAGTGGGATCAGGAATATTATgaataatgaattaattaactTGTAATTATTCAAATAATTGTGTTAGTTGTAGCCGATGATCATATAATTCTTATCTTGTATATTTGATTTGTTTGGACTAGGATAGGAAGATAATATGgaaatttatgattatactCAAAATTTTACGGTTTATTATTATGGTCTAATTGAGAAAATGACtaaagtttataatttttttataaaagactATTGAGTGACTCAACGAGCTAATTCAATATCACATATGTTGCATAAGGACACAACAAATTCGATTGAGTTCATTATTCATATGTTACTTACTATATTTAATAAACATAACCCATTAATTTTAAATCTTATTTCAACAAAGAAACAGGATGACCCCAACAAGAggaaaatgaacaaagaaacaaACCCAAAAGCAAAGAAAACGTTTTGACAAGTAAATGATCCTTTAACGTAATACAACTAACTTGCCAGACCCTATTTTGTAGATTTCTGTTCACAAAAGAAAACGtctctttttctattttcagttatgatacaaattaaattttgtCTTAAAAGGTTAGATTTGATAAATATtcactttttcaaaaatagaatatatagcCTAACTTGTTTTCTCAAAATAATCGTCATACTAGCAAATATcatattgattaaaaaagtattaaatacaATATTGTATACGTGAAATCATCTTTATTAAATAGATGTCTCTAAAAAATTGAACACTAATAAGATCATCATGGATATAAAGGCAcagttaaaaaaacttaaaaatattattttttattttgataagatGACATTTATTTtgggataaatttttttaatacacaTATCGCAAGTAGTTTAGGTTTTTGGGGAACAAATTTaatggttaaaaagaaatttcttcTAACAAGACATTTAGGAATCCTTAGTTgaatcatatttaaattaaattaaattaaaaggttTTAGTTGATTCAATTCATGAACCACTATGAGTGGAGtagtatattttattgtttctatATGATAATACAACTTGATAATAATACCAATACAAAGAAATTGGACGGTTATAAaacatataacaaaaatatatttatttcttggCCATAAactcccccaccccacccctaaGAAAAAGAGGTAGATAGgaagaatttaaatatttaaacaagtCGATTCTAATTCAAAGTTGTGAAGATGGTTCATTTACAATATCATAAAGTAGGTAAccaaaaacaacttttttatttagaaatagaaatgtAATATAAGTGCCTTTTCTCCTTTTAACCTTTCAAAGATTGGAAATGATTCTTGATCAAGTCCAAGTTGATTTAccctatcatttttattttttttataaaacaaaaacaaaagcaaAAGTAGTGGTAGTGGTAGGAACCAGAGTGACCTAGTGGACAATGACTAATGAGTTGTCTTTTGGATAAGATTCAGATGAAATACCCTCAAGTCTTAAACTATTGCACATGAATTGTAATacctttttttataataaagttgCAACAATTTTGACCATAATTCCCCTTTTAAGTGCTTAAATGTTGGCCTATATATGAACCAAATTGACcatactattttattttgttgtggCCGACTAAGAGAA harbors:
- the LOC101248161 gene encoding protein PLANT CADMIUM RESISTANCE 11 yields the protein MDVFEKREMAAEKARGREEEEEGEGQRLLSEGVTVVDFDLLCSTVAMQAQKGQWVKLNLNGDEENAMGYDYGGGVLRMWEGELFCDCLEDRRIAVQSVCCPWYRFGKNMKRSGFGSCFLQGSIYFILTLVALLSILAFIVTKKHCFLYVGGAFIILVGVYMGYHRTKMRNKFNIRGDSSLDDCIFHLTCPCCTLSQEARTLEMNNVQDGIWHGRGDTICVGSYSEPGRTPFELSPPAVVSTKS